Below is a genomic region from Prochlorococcus marinus str. MIT 0918.
TTAGCATCAACAATCAACAAACAACCATCAACCATGCCTAATACTCTTTCAACTTCCCCCCCAAAATCTGCATGTCCTGGAGTATCAACAATATTTATCCTTGTTTCATTATAAGTAATTGCAGTGTTTTTTGAAAGTATAGTAATACCTCTTTCACGTTCTAAATCATTAGAATCCATAACACAAGTTGGCACAAACTCGTTATCTCTAAATATTCCTGATTGATTAAGTAAGGCATCTACAAGCGTTGTTTTTCCATGATCTACATGCGCAACGATTGCAATATTCCTTAGAGATTGTTGATTAGAAATCATGAAAATAGATTCTACCTAAGAAATTTAAAGGTAATAAAAAGCATCGAGTCAAAACAATATCTCAAAATGAGTAATTTTATTAAAAAAGCCTATTTTGATTTAGAGTTTTTTTCTATTCGCATCCTCTTGTTAGCTGGTTCAAACTGCTCTAAAGCTTCAACTGTTCCTTCAAACCTCCAATGCCAAGGCTCATAACTGACTCCCTGAGAATTCCCCTTTGGGAAAGATAAAACAAAATGAAATCGGGCAGCATTCCTTTGAAGCCATACAAAAGCAGGAGTATTTTCAAATTCAACTTCAAAATCTGTATATCTCATCGTTCCATCTCCAAGATCAATTGCATAACCAGTACTATGCTCTGAGTAACCTGGCGGTGCAGAAACTTCTGCTCTTTCAATAGCAATTTGATTTCGTACTGATTTATTTTCATAAAAAATATCTCTTTGCAAATCTATAGATCTGTAACCACTTAATAAAACCAACTGAATTCCTTCTGCTGCTGCTGCAGAACTCATTTTGGATAAGGCTTTGTAAGTATCTCTATGAACAAGTAATCCTGGATAGGCAGTTACTAAATCTGTTAGGGAAGCTTCTGGATAGGGGAAATGTCCTAACAAAAGACCATCAAATGAAGAACTACCTATTAATTCATTTTCTTGAAAAGGTTGTGATGATTTCTGAAATGATAAATATTTATAAGTAAGAAAAACAGAAAAGACGGTTAAGAAAATAAAACCAAACAAAAAAGACCTCAACCATTTAGAAGAGACCCGTCTTAAAGACTGAGACCTTCTGGCAAGAGGGATCTCATCGTTAGTACTACCTCCAGGTCCTCCTAGTTTGGTCACAAAAAGAAAGCCAAAACTTATTTCGATCGTAACGGTCTTAGCTAACTACTTCATACAGTAATTCTTCTTGATGTAGGTTTTTAAATAAGACAATAAAAAATTAAACTGAAAATGTTGCGTGTTGCAGTCATCGGTGGAGGCCCAAGTGGTTCCTGTGCAGCTGAAATCCTTGCTAAAGCAGGAATCAATACATGGATCTTTGAACGGAAACTAGATAATGCTAAACCTTGTGGAGGTGCCATACCCTTATGCATGGTTTCTGAATTTGATCTGCCTGATTCAATAATTGATCGTAAAGTCAGAAATATGAGAATGATTTCCCCATCAAATCGGGAAGTTGATATTAGTTTAGATAAAGTTTATGGAAAAACTGAAAATGAATATATAGGAATGTGCAGAAGAGAAGTAATGGATGCATTTATGCGAAATCGTGCAGCTGAATTAGGAGCAAATTTAGTGAATGGATTAGTTACTAAAATAGAAACTGGTGTTAATCGCCAAGGGCCATATCAACTTATTTATTCTGATTATTCTGGGGGTGGTTCTAAAGGTGAAACCAAAAAACTAGAAGTAGATATAATTATTGGTGCAGATGGAGCTAATAGCCGAGTTGCTAAAGCTATGGATGCAGGTGATTACAACGTAGCAATAGCTTTTCAAGAAAGAATCAAGCTACCAGAAAAAGAAATGGGTTATTACGAAGACCTAGCTGAAATGTATGTTGGAACAGACGTTTCTCCTGATTTCTATGGTTGGGTATTCCCAAAATATGACCATGTAGCAGTGGGGACAGGAACAATGCAAAAGAATCAAGCACTAATTAAAGATTTACAAGAAGGAGTAAGGGAACGTGCAATGAAAAGATTAGTTAATGGAGAAGTTATAAAAGTAGAAGCGCATCCAATACCAGAACATCCAAGGCCTAGGCGTGTTGTAGGTAGAATGGCTTTAGTAGGTGATGCAGCAGGTTATGTCACAAAAAGTTCCGGAGAAGGTATATATTTTGCAGCTAAAAGTGGAAGAATGTGCGCAGAAGAAATTGTAGAAGCAAGCCAGGGAGGAAAAAGAGTTCCTAGCGAAGATGATTTAAAAATATATATAAAGAAATGGGATAAAAAATATGGTGCTACATATAAGGTTCTAGAAATACTTCAAAACATCTTTTATTCTAATGATGGAGCTCGTGAGGCATTTGTTGAAATGTGCGATGACATTGATGTACAACGACTAACTTTCGATAGCTATCTATATAAAACAGTTGTAGCGATGAAACCTCTTCAACAGCTAAAGCTCACATTTATGACTTTAGGCTCTGTTTTAAGAGGCAGAGCACTTGCACCTAAAAGCTACAAACCTGTACCCAGTGCTGTTAGAGGAGAAGAAGAAGTTAATAAAATGTTAGAGGTTAGTACAATCAAAGGAGGTATTAAAGTAGGCAACAAATCAAAATAAATAATTTCACCTTAATTATTGAACTATTAAATTAAAATCAGCTATTTGCTGAGCTTGATTAACTAATATCGATAGTAGATTTAACCTATTTTTACGAACATCCTCATTATCAGTCATAACCATAACACTCTGATCCCCATCAAAGAATTGAGATAAAACATTGGATCCAGAAGCTAAGCCATTAGCTAATTTTTCATATTTATCAGGAGATGAGCTTTTGGCTATCGGTTCAAGAGCTTTAATTATTTCCAACATAGCTCTCTCAGAATCTTTTTCAAACAAATTCGGGTCTACAAAATTATCACAGCTAACTACATTAGATGGCAATGTACTCTTTGTAGCTAATTTAGAAGCTCTGTTAACAACCAATTGAACACCTACTAATGACTTTCCTTTTCTCATCTGAGTTAACAATGAAAGTCTATTCAAAACATCTATTGGGTCTTTCATTAGTCGTTCTATAGAGACTGTCTCCCCTGCCACAGATTGAACAAGATCAATATCAAAACCAAATTCTTCTAAAAGAGCTATTATTCTTTGATGAAAAAAAGCTAACAAATCATTAAATAAATTTTCAGTGTTGATCTTGAAATCCGGGAAAAGTTCTATCCAGTATTTTGTAGAAGTAAAGATTAAATCAAATAAATTAATTTGCCATTTTTGATTCCAAGTAATTTGCAAAATAGCATTTCCAGCTCTGCGCAAAGCATACGGATCTGAAGAACCAGTTGGCCTTTCACCTTTTGAAAAAATACTCAAAAGCAGTTCTAATCTATCCAATAAGGCAAGTGCTGAGCCAGCAGCTGACTCTGGTAATTTATCGCCATATCCTCGTGGCAAATAATGCTCCATTACAGCCAATGCAACATCCTTAGACTTCCCCTCTGCAAGCAGATATTTGCCTCCCATAACACCTTGAAGTTCTGGAAATTCTCCAACCATCTGACTAACAAGATCATGCTTAGAAAAATAAGCAGCTTGTCTCAAATGAGAAAAATTAACATCTGAAATTTTAAATTTACTTTCAAAAAGATCGACAAGCCATTCGATCCTTTTTACACGATCAAACAATGACCCTAATCCATCAGCAAATGTTACTTTTTTTAATTGATCTCTACGCACTGAACTAGTCGAGGACAAATCAGTATTTATAAAGAATTTTGCATCTGCAAATCGTGCCTTTAAAACTCGTTCATTTCCTTCTCTAATTATTTTATTTGATTTAGGCAACCCATTTGAAATGCAAAGAAAAGTAGGGGTTAAGATTTCTTTTGCATCTAATGCAAGTGGATTCATTACTGCATTTTTACGATATACAGGAATATATCGTTGATGCACTTGCATTACTGTACTTAAAACTTCTTGAGGGAGTTCTAAAAAAGACTTATCAAATCCCCCCTGAATTAATGACGGTGACTCAACTAGATCAGTAAGTTCATTTATTAGCGTATTACTCAAATTAACTTCACAATTATTTGCTAGAGAATATTCTTGTACTATTTTTTGTATGAATTTTGATCTTTCCTTTCTATCTACAATTACTCCTACCTTACGCATCTTAGAAGAATAATCTTCCGATGAATTAATAGTTACTAATTCCTTAAAAAGCCTATGACCTCTACTA
It encodes:
- a CDS encoding M15 family metallopeptidase; the encoded protein is MTKLGGPGGSTNDEIPLARRSQSLRRVSSKWLRSFLFGFIFLTVFSVFLTYKYLSFQKSSQPFQENELIGSSSFDGLLLGHFPYPEASLTDLVTAYPGLLVHRDTYKALSKMSSAAAAEGIQLVLLSGYRSIDLQRDIFYENKSVRNQIAIERAEVSAPPGYSEHSTGYAIDLGDGTMRYTDFEVEFENTPAFVWLQRNAARFHFVLSFPKGNSQGVSYEPWHWRFEGTVEALEQFEPANKRMRIEKNSKSK
- the chlP gene encoding geranylgeranyl reductase, yielding MLRVAVIGGGPSGSCAAEILAKAGINTWIFERKLDNAKPCGGAIPLCMVSEFDLPDSIIDRKVRNMRMISPSNREVDISLDKVYGKTENEYIGMCRREVMDAFMRNRAAELGANLVNGLVTKIETGVNRQGPYQLIYSDYSGGGSKGETKKLEVDIIIGADGANSRVAKAMDAGDYNVAIAFQERIKLPEKEMGYYEDLAEMYVGTDVSPDFYGWVFPKYDHVAVGTGTMQKNQALIKDLQEGVRERAMKRLVNGEVIKVEAHPIPEHPRPRRVVGRMALVGDAAGYVTKSSGEGIYFAAKSGRMCAEEIVEASQGGKRVPSEDDLKIYIKKWDKKYGATYKVLEILQNIFYSNDGAREAFVEMCDDIDVQRLTFDSYLYKTVVAMKPLQQLKLTFMTLGSVLRGRALAPKSYKPVPSAVRGEEEVNKMLEVSTIKGGIKVGNKSK
- the glyS gene encoding glycine--tRNA ligase subunit beta — protein: MSNFLLEIGTEELPADFARLVVPQLEELVRNDLQEHRIEFQEIKCSSTPRRLLVCINNLADHSNDLIEERKGPPASRAFENGAPTVSAIGFAKRYGISVTDLVIKETSKGAFVFGKTIKKGETAFDLLAQLIPKWINNIQGRRFMRWGVGDIRFSRPIRWIVALIDEREISISLPDSDPKVFSGRISRGHRLFKELVTINSSEDYSSKMRKVGVIVDRKERSKFIQKIVQEYSLANNCEVNLSNTLINELTDLVESPSLIQGGFDKSFLELPQEVLSTVMQVHQRYIPVYRKNAVMNPLALDAKEILTPTFLCISNGLPKSNKIIREGNERVLKARFADAKFFINTDLSSTSSVRRDQLKKVTFADGLGSLFDRVKRIEWLVDLFESKFKISDVNFSHLRQAAYFSKHDLVSQMVGEFPELQGVMGGKYLLAEGKSKDVALAVMEHYLPRGYGDKLPESAAGSALALLDRLELLLSIFSKGERPTGSSDPYALRRAGNAILQITWNQKWQINLFDLIFTSTKYWIELFPDFKINTENLFNDLLAFFHQRIIALLEEFGFDIDLVQSVAGETVSIERLMKDPIDVLNRLSLLTQMRKGKSLVGVQLVVNRASKLATKSTLPSNVVSCDNFVDPNLFEKDSERAMLEIIKALEPIAKSSSPDKYEKLANGLASGSNVLSQFFDGDQSVMVMTDNEDVRKNRLNLLSILVNQAQQIADFNLIVQ